Part of the Streptomyces sp. f51 genome is shown below.
CCACGTCCATGCCGGGCCGCTGCGCGGTGACCGCGGCGCCGTCCGCCAGGTCGGGCACCAGCGCGTCGACGATGGTCACCGGGACGCGGTTGCTGTTCTCGTACGGGGTGAGACGGTCGAGCAGCGAGCCGGTGCCGACGCGGGCGACCGGCAGGCCGTACAGCGCCGACGCCGTGAACAGCGCCGTGGAGAAGCAGCCGACGACCAGAGCGGGACGCATCCGCTGGTAGAGCACCTCGGCCAGGACCGGGGTGTCGAGGACGGTGAGGTCCGCGCCGAGCTTCTCGGCCTCCTTCTCCAGCATCCGCGACCAGCGCGCCGGGGCCGAGGGGTGCGGCTTGAACACCACCCGGGTGTGCCCGAGCGCCAGGGCGCCCTTCAGCATCCGTACGTGGAGCTGCTCCTCCTCCTCGGCGGTGAGGATCTCCAGCGCCGAGAGGTACTGGCCGAGCAGCAGCGCGGGCTCCTCCACCGACGGCAGCTCGTCACCGGTGTCGACGAGTTCCGCGAGCACCTTCACGAACGCGTCCGTGGGCACGATCTCCGGCTCGACGCCGAACTCGGTGAGCAGCAGCGGCTTCAGACCGGGGACCAGGTCCAGATGGAGCAGCCGGGTCACCCGCGTGCCGACCAGCGGGTCGATCTTGTTGCGGGTGGGGCCGTAGCTCATCAGGCCGTCGGCGTACACCGTGACGGGCGCGCCCATGAAGATCTGGGAGACGCCGAGCGCCGGGTTGACCTGGATCGACTCCACGGCCAGTTCGACGTCGTCGTCGCCGAGGTTCCAGGCGAGCCGCAGATGCCGCTCCCACAGCGGGACGTCGTCGGGCCGCGGGGCCCAGCCGCCCGGGTGGAACGGGGAGATGGTCTCGTTCCACGAGATGACGTCGTCGAAGCGGCCGCGCAGCCGCTCGAAGCCGGGCATCTCGTCCACGCCGGGCGTCGTCTCGGGCGTCGCCGCGTTGTTGGAGACGAGCAGGATGCGCCGGTCCGCGGGCCCGAAGCTGTCGGTGTCGAGGGCCGCGGCGAGCGTGGCCGTCCCGTACAGCGTCGACGCCATGAAGATCTGGGTGGTCACGCGGCCACCCCCGCGGCGGGCGCGGGCCGTCGGCGCAGCCGGCGCAGCCGGGTGGCGCGCTGGACGTCCATCGAGTCGAGGGCCTCGTCGAGCACGCCCTGGGGCATGCGGCGCAGTGCGACGGCACTCATGGACTTCAGTTTCCGTGCCACTGCCGGCTCGAACCTTTCGATGGATCCCAGGTGATGGGAAATAATCGCGCAATACGTGCGCACGGCTTTGGGAAGGAGTTTCTCCGCGTCCCGGTCCTCGGCGGTTTCCGCCACGACCTGGTCGAACGCGCGAATGAAATCGAGTTGGCGCACGTCCCCGATCTGGGTGAGGGAGGAGGCGACACCACGCCGGTAGTACACGCCGAGCAGGCCCACCGTGGCGAACGATTCCGCCTCCCGGTGCAGCTTCCAGATCCACGGCCGGTCCTCGGCCGTGCGCAGCCCGTCGGTGAAGTGGAGCAGCCCCCGGTCGACCAGCCGGCGGTGGTAGATGCCCGCCCAGGCGTACGCGTAGTCGACGGAGGTGGAGCGGTCGGAGGGAAGGATGGCGTCGCGGGGACTCAGCACGACTCCGCGCCGGCCGTGCGGAACCCGGTGGATGGTCCGGGCCCGCGCGGTGCACTGGACATGGTCCGTGCGCACGAAGTCGCAGCCCAGGTCCTCGATGGAGGAGACGAGTTGTTCGTAGTAACCGGGGGCGAGCCAGTCGTCCCCGTCGAGGAACGTGAGGTACTCGCCACGCGCCGCGTCGATTCCGGTGTTGCGGGCGGTGGCCAGTCCTCCGTTCTTCTCGTGTCTGACATACACCGCACCCGGGAGCTCGCGCTCCGCGCGCGCGAGGATGTCCGGTGTCTCGTCGCGAGAGCAGTCGTCGACGAGAATGAATTCGAAATCCTGCCGTGCGTTCGCACGCAGGCTCTTCAGGGTGTCGGGCGCATATTGCTGCACGTTGTAGAACGGCACGATGACGGAGAGCTTGACCACGCCTGTGACGTTAGGGGCCGGCCCGGCATTCGTCTTTACCGTTGGTGAGATGCAAGGTGAACGACGCGTGGCGGTACCGTGAACCGCGCCGCTTTCTCAGCCGATCCCGGGCTGATTCCCCATTCGTCGACGCGCTGTTAACCGTTTGTTGTATTCGGGTTGGGCCGCTCCTCGAAATGGCTTCCTAGCGTCTAGGGCGTGCCAGCAAGTACCAAGAAGTCGCTGCGGGTTGCCGTCCTCGCGGATTCCGACACCAGGTGGAAATGGGGCTCGCTCACCGCGAACCGCATTTCCCCGGTTGAATCGGACATCCGCCTCGACGGATTCCTCCTGCGCGGCCGAGCCACCCCGACCCCCCGCCAGCTCGAAGAGGTCGGCGTCCGCGCGGACTCCCTCCGCGAGGTCACCGCCGTCGAGTTCCTGCGCGAGATGGGCCGGGAGGACCGCGTCTACGACGTGGTCGTCCTCGCCCTGGTCGGCGGTGCCGTCCAGGCGGTCCTGCACGGTCTCTCCCGTGCCTGGGCCGGACGGGCGAAGCGTCCCCTGGTCGTCACCGGCTACGTCGGCGTCGTCTACGAGAAGCTCGCCGACGGACTGCTCCTGCGGCACGGCGCGGACCTCGTCCTCGCCAACTCCCGCCAGGACGCGGACCGTTTCCGGGACGTGTACGAAGGGGTCGGCGCGGACGCCGGACCGGTGACCGAGGTCGCCCTGCCCTTCCTCGGCGGGAACGCCTACGCGGAGCACGACCCGTCCGCGGAGCAGGGGAGCAGGCCGTACACGGTCGTCTTCGCCGCCCAGCCCTCCGTACCCGAGAACCGCAGGGACCGTACGTACCTGCTGGACCGGCTCATCGGCCACGCGCGGCTGCACCCGGACCGCGAGGTCCTGCTCAAGCTGCGCTCCAAGCCGGGTGAACACACCACCCACATCGAGGAGCTGCCGTACCAGAAGCTGGTGCAGAAGGCGGACCCGCCGGCCAACTTCCGCCTGGTGTACGGGCACATGGGTGAGGTCCTGGACCGCACCGACCTGCTCGTCACCATCAGCTCCACCGCCGCCCTGGAGTCCCTGCACCGCCGTATCCCCACCGTCGTCCTGACCGACCTCGGGGTGCGCGAGGCGCTCGGCAACCACCACTTCGTGGGATCCGGCTGCCTCGCCTCCTGGGACCAGCTCGACGCGGGACACCGGCCGGAGCCCGACCCCCGGTGGGTGGCCCGGCAGGGCGTCGCGGCCGAGGGAGGCGCGTACGAGACCGCCTTCGACGCCGCGAGGGAGCGCATCACCGGACTGCTCGCCGCCGCTGAACTGCCGCCCCTCGCCCCCTACTACACCCCCGTCACCGCGCCCGGCTATCTGCCCGGCATCCTCGCCCGCCACCACCTCGGACCCGACGGCAGCCCGCTGCCCGGTGCCCCGGCGGCGGACCGGGAACCCAGCCCCGTACGGCAGTTCGTGCGCAAGGCCGCCCGCGGCGCCTACCGCCACGGCGTCCAGCGCGTGGCACCGGTGATCCGGCGGATGGGCGAACTGTGAGCGCCCCGGCAACGGGCCGACCGCGGCCCACCGCCCCCCACGCCTTCCTCGCCTCCCTCGTCAAGGAGAACAGCGCATGACCAACTCGGAAGCGGGCCAGGCCGCGCCGGTGCGCCGCGTACTCGCGGTGATCCCCGCGCGCGGCGGCTCCAAGGGCGTGCCCGCCAAGAACCTCCTGCCCGTCGGCGGTGTGCCGCTGGTGGCCCGCGCGGTGCGCGAGTGCCGCGCCGCCCGTCTGGTGACGGACGTCGTCGTCTCCACCGACGACCAGGCCATCGCCGCGGCGGCCCGCCAGGCCGGCGCCGAGGTCGTGCTGCGCCCCGCCGCCATCGCCGGCGACACCGCCACCTCCGAGGCCGCCGTCCTGCACGCCATGGACACCCACGAGGCGCTGCACGGCTCCCCGGTCGACGTGGTGCTGCTCGTCCAGTGCACGAGCCCGTTCATCATCCGCGAGGACGTGGACGGCGTCGTCGACGCGATCGTCGCCAACGGCGCGGACACGGCGCTGACCGTGGCCCCCTTCCACGGCTTCGTGTGGCGCGACGGCGACGACGAGCCCACCGCGGCGGTGGCCGCCGGGACCGCCGGCGCGACCGTCGACGGCCGCACCGGCGTCCTGGTCGCCGACACCGCCGCCGCCGGGACCGCCGGCGCGACCGTCGACGGCCGCACCGGCGTCCTGGTCGCCGACACCGCCACCACCGGCGGCTACGGCGTCAACCACGACAAGTCCTTCCGCCCGCGCCGCCAGGACCGCCCCCAGGACCTGCTGGAGACCGGAGCCGTCTACGCCATGGAGGCCGCCGGCTTCCGCGAGGCCAAGCACCGCTTCTTCGGCCGCACCGAACTCGTGCGCACCGACCCGGCCCGCGTGCTGGAGATCGACGACCCGCACGACCTCGCCCGCGCCCGGGCCCTCGCGCCGCTCTTCGACGCGAACAGGCCCGGCTCCCTCCCGACCGCCGAAGACATCGACGCGGTCGTCCTCGACTTCGACGGCACCCAGACCGACGACAGGGTGCTGATCGACTCCGACGGACGGGAGTTCGTCTCCGTGCACCGCGGGGACGGCCTCGGTATCGCCGCCCTCCGCAGGAGCGGACTGACGATGCTGATCCTGTCCACGGAACAGAACCCGGTCGTCGCCGCCCGGGCCCGGAAGCTCAAGATCCCGGTCCTGCACGGCATCGACCGGAAAGACCTCGCACTGAAGCAGTGGTGCGAGGAACAGGGCATCGCGCCCGAGCGCGTGCTCTACGTCGGCAACGACGTCAACGACCTCCCCTGCTTCGCCCTCGTGGGCTGGCCGGTGGCGGTCGCGAGCGCCCACGACGTCGTGCGCGGCGCCGCACGCGCGGTCACCACCGTCCCCGGTGGCGACGGCGCGATCCGAGAGATCGCCAGCTGGATCCTCGGCCCTTCTCTCGACTCCCTCGACAAGTAAGGAACTTCTCCACCATGAGCACCAACTCCCGTCTGCGCCAGTTCGGTTCGAAGACCGCCGGCCCCGGCCACCCCGTCTACGTCGTCGGCGAGATCGGCATCAACCACAACGGTGAGCTGGAGAACGCCTTCAAGCTCATCGACGCCGCCGCCGAGGCCGGCTGCGACGCCGTCAAGTTCCAGAAGCGCACCCCGGAGATCTGCACCCCGCGCGACCAGTGGGACATCGAGCGCGACACCCCCTGGGGCCGCATGACCTACATCGACTACCGCCACCGCGTGGAGTTCGGTGAGGACGAGTACCGCCAGATCGACGAGTACGCCAAGAGCAAGAACATCGACTGGTTCGCCTCCCCGTGGGACACCGAGGCCGTCGCCTTCCTGGAGAAGTTCGACGTCCCCGCCCACAAGGTGGCCTCCGCCTCGCTCACCGACGACGAGCTGCTGCGCGCCCTGCGCGCCACCGGCCGCACGGTCATCCTCTCCACCGGCATGTCGACGCCGAAGCAGATCCGTCACGCGGTCGAGGTCCTCGGCAGCGACAACATCCTGATGTGCCACGCCACGTCGACCTACCCGGCGCAGGCCGAGGAGCTCAACCTCCGCGTCATCAACACCCTCCAGGCCGAGTACCCGAACGTCCCGATCGGCTACTCCGGCCACGAGACCGGCCTTCAGACCACGCTCGCCGCGGTCGCCCTCGGCGCCACCTTCGTCGAGCGCCACATCACCCTCGACCGCGCGATGTGGGGCTCCGACCAGGCCGCCTCCGTCGAGCCGCAGGGCCTGACCCGCCTCGTCCGCGACATCCGCACCATCGAGGCCTCCCTCGGTGACGGCGTCAAGAAGGTCTACGAGTCCGAGCTCGGCCCGATGAAGAAGCTGCGCCGCGTCACGGGCGTCATCGCCGAGGCCGAGATCGCCGCGGCCGCGGGCGAGCCCGTCTCGGTCTGAACACCCTGAATTCCTTACGACGGGACGGTCGTACGTCGATGAGACCCCGCGCCGGTTCAGCCGGCTCCACCACTCTCGCCTTCGTCGAGAGCCCGGTACAGCTCCTGAACGTGCTGGAGTGGGCGCACATACACGCCCACGACGGCACGGCGCCCGACGCGGGGCTCACCCTCGTCGTCCTGTCCCCCAACGACCCGATGACCCGCGGCCAGCTCCGCCGGATGGCGGAACTGGCCCGCGACGAGGGCCACGCGGTCCGCTGGGAGGAGGCGCGCGGTGGCACCACGGCCCCCTTCCACACCATCGGGGGACTGGCTCCGCTGCTGCGCCGGGCCCGGCGGATCGTCATGGGGGACCCGTTCTCCCGCTATGTGCAGCTGCTGCTGACCATCACCAGGGCACGCGACCTGGTCGTGGTCGACGACGGAACGGCGACGATGGAGTTCGTCGCCCAGCTCGCCCGCGGTGAACGCCTGGTGCGCTGGCACCGGCGCGGTGGCCGCCCCGGCCCCCGGGACGTGCTCTTCGCTCCCGTGTCCGCCTCGGCCCGCCGCCGGCTGACGCCCAGTGACCGCCGCAGCGTCGAGGTCTTCTCCTCCATGCCGATCGAATCGGCACCGGACGGTGTCACCGTCACCGCCAACGACTTCTCCTGGACCCGGGACCGGTTCGGCCCGCCGCGCATCACCAAGAGCGCGGACATGGTCGGCACCTCGCTCGTCGAGACGGGCGTGGTCGACCCCGACCGCTACCTGGACGCGGTCCGCGCGCTCGCCAAGGCGCACGGAGCGACTCGCTACTTCGCGCACCGCCGCGAGAGCGTCGACAAACTGCACCGGCTGGCCGCCGAGACGGGCCTGGAGATCGTCCGTCCCGACCTGCCGCTCGAACTGATCGCCCGGCGCGGCCCGATCGGCCGGACGATCCTGAGCTTCCCCTCGACGGTCGTCCACACGCTGCCGCTGGCCCTGGCCGGCACCGAGGTGCGCGTCGCCGTCTGCGACATCGACCCCGCCTGGCTGACGGAGAACGCCTCACCGAGGGCCCAGGGCTTCCTGTCCGGCGTCACCGGGACCGCCCGGGACGTGCACCGTCTCTCGGCGGTGTCCACCATCTAGTTCGAGCCACAGGCAACTTCAGGCGTTCAGAGCCCGGCGTACCGCGCCGGGCTCTTCCGTTGGTCCATACCGCGATCTACGCGGATCATCAGGACCGCGCTCCGCCCGTCCTCCACGACGAACGCACCGAACAGTCGTGTGGTGTTCACCAGTCCTCCACAACACGCGCGTTGGGGCGACACGATCCGGCCATTGAATCGCAGCGCGCGGTACCGGCCGTCGGTCGCGCGGGGATTCCGTTTCCGGAATTGGGGGCAGCGCGTGGCGTCCGTGTCAGAGGAGTCCGACAGACCGGAGGCGGAGAGACCCGGGGCGGAGACGTCCGGGACCGCGAGACCGGCCCCCGGCAGTCCCGCGCCCGGCGGTTCCGCGCCCGGCGGTTCCGCGCCCGGCGACCGGGAGTCCGGCCGCCTCGGCTCCGACCGGCCCGAGTCCGGCGGACAGGAGCCCGGCGGCTCCGAGCCCGGCGGGGCGGACGCGGCGGGGCGGGGGAGCGGCACCGTCGTTCCCGGCCGGCCGGAGGCCCGGGCGCTCGTCGCCCGGCGGATCAACCCCGCCCGCGGTCTCGGCGACCGTGTCTTCCGGCTCCAGCTCACCGCCACCGGCGTCGCCGTCCTCGCCGGCATGGCGGGAGTCGGACTCTTCCTCCTCCTGCGGGCCGGCCAGGCCCTGCGCACCCGGGGCCTCTCCTTCCTGACCACCGCCGCATGGCAGCCGGACGTCCACAACTTCGGCATCGCGGCCGTCCTCACCGGCACGGTCCTGATCGCCTGCGTCGCGGTCGTGATCTCCGTACCGCTGGCCGTCGGGACCGCCCTGTTCATCTCCGACGTCGCCCCGCGCGGACTGCGCCGCACCCTGGTGACCATGGTCGACCTGATGGCGGCCGTCCCCTCGGTGGTCTACGGACTGTGGGGGCTTTTCTTCCTCCAGCAGCACGTGATCGGCCTGTCGCGCTGGCTGTCCGAATGGCTGGGCTGGATACCCCTGTTCACGGTGGACGGCACCCAGCCGGGCGAACCGCTCGCCTCCGAGAGCGTGTTCACCGCCTCCACCTTCGTCGCCGGAATCGTCGTCGCCCTGATGGTCGCGCCGATCCAGTGCTCGGTGATGCGCGAGGTCTTCTCCCAGGCCCCGGCCGGCGAACGCGAGGGCGCCTACGCGCTCGGCGCCACCCGCTGGGGCATGATCCGCTCGGTCGTCCTGCCGTACGGCAAGGGCGGGATCATCGGCGGCACCATGCTCGGGCTCGGCCGCGCGCTCGGCGAGACCATCGCGGTCTACCTGATCATCTCGCCGGTCTTCGTGATCCAGCCGCACATCCTCCAGACCGGCTCCAACTCGGTGTCCTCGCTGATCGCCCTGCACTACGGCGACGCCTCCGAGTTCGGCATGTCGGCGCTGATGGCCGCGGGCCTGGCGCTGTTCCTGCTCACCCTGGCGGTCAACTTCACCGCCTCCTCCGTGGTGGCCCGCAGCCGTTCCGGCGCGCAGAGCGAGGCATGAGATGACCGTCGTCCAAGAGACGTCCCTGTCCGCCGTACGGGACGCGGCACCCGCGCCCGCGGACACCGCCGTGGAGCACGCCCCGCCGCCACCGCGCCCGCGCCGCATCGGCGGGGTCACCCGCAACGGGGTGCTGTCCCTGTGCGGCGCCGCCGCCTCCGCGCTGTGCGTCACCGTCCTGCTCTTCGGCCAACTCGCCCCGTTCTCGGGCGCGCTGGGCTTCACCGTCACCGCGTATCTCGTGTTCCTCGCGGTCTACGCGGTGCTGACCGGGCTCGACGAGGACGGCCAGGCCGTACGGGACCGGGTCATGACCGTGGTGCTGTGGACGGCGGCCACGCTGCTGTTCTCCGGGCTCGTCATGGTCGTCGGCTTCACCGGCTGGCGCGGCCGCGAGGCACTGCCGCACGCCAACTTCTTCACCCAGGACATGCAGGCCGCGGGCCCCCTCGACCCGCTCACCCACGGCGGCATCGCCCACGCGATGCTCGGCACCCTCACGATGATCACCATCGCGCTCGCGATCACCGTGCCCCTGGGTCTCGCCTGCGCCGTCTACCTGAACCAGATCCCGGGCCGGTTCTCCCGGTTCGTCCGCACCATCGTCGAGGCGATGACCGCGCTGCCCTCGATCGTCGCCGGCCTGATGGTGTACGCCACCTGGATCCTCGGCCTCGGCATGCAGAAGTCGGGCCTCGCGGCCGGCTTCGCGATCAGCGTCATGATGCTGCCGATCGTGATCCGCGCCTCCGACGT
Proteins encoded:
- a CDS encoding DUF6716 putative glycosyltransferase; translated protein: MPASTKKSLRVAVLADSDTRWKWGSLTANRISPVESDIRLDGFLLRGRATPTPRQLEEVGVRADSLREVTAVEFLREMGREDRVYDVVVLALVGGAVQAVLHGLSRAWAGRAKRPLVVTGYVGVVYEKLADGLLLRHGADLVLANSRQDADRFRDVYEGVGADAGPVTEVALPFLGGNAYAEHDPSAEQGSRPYTVVFAAQPSVPENRRDRTYLLDRLIGHARLHPDREVLLKLRSKPGEHTTHIEELPYQKLVQKADPPANFRLVYGHMGEVLDRTDLLVTISSTAALESLHRRIPTVVLTDLGVREALGNHHFVGSGCLASWDQLDAGHRPEPDPRWVARQGVAAEGGAYETAFDAARERITGLLAAAELPPLAPYYTPVTAPGYLPGILARHHLGPDGSPLPGAPAADREPSPVRQFVRKAARGAYRHGVQRVAPVIRRMGEL
- a CDS encoding alpha-2,8-polysialyltransferase family protein, whose protein sequence is MTTQIFMASTLYGTATLAAALDTDSFGPADRRILLVSNNAATPETTPGVDEMPGFERLRGRFDDVISWNETISPFHPGGWAPRPDDVPLWERHLRLAWNLGDDDVELAVESIQVNPALGVSQIFMGAPVTVYADGLMSYGPTRNKIDPLVGTRVTRLLHLDLVPGLKPLLLTEFGVEPEIVPTDAFVKVLAELVDTGDELPSVEEPALLLGQYLSALEILTAEEEEQLHVRMLKGALALGHTRVVFKPHPSAPARWSRMLEKEAEKLGADLTVLDTPVLAEVLYQRMRPALVVGCFSTALFTASALYGLPVARVGTGSLLDRLTPYENSNRVPVTIVDALVPDLADGAAVTAQRPGMDVADLTRLLRAVGYAMQPKICPDLRPAAESYLTNQLTQDTWRYFKRKRLTSLALPGAVPAQLAFIPRNATVRRVARRARSLKRAVGR
- the pstC gene encoding phosphate ABC transporter permease subunit PstC — translated: MASVSEESDRPEAERPGAETSGTARPAPGSPAPGGSAPGGSAPGDRESGRLGSDRPESGGQEPGGSEPGGADAAGRGSGTVVPGRPEARALVARRINPARGLGDRVFRLQLTATGVAVLAGMAGVGLFLLLRAGQALRTRGLSFLTTAAWQPDVHNFGIAAVLTGTVLIACVAVVISVPLAVGTALFISDVAPRGLRRTLVTMVDLMAAVPSVVYGLWGLFFLQQHVIGLSRWLSEWLGWIPLFTVDGTQPGEPLASESVFTASTFVAGIVVALMVAPIQCSVMREVFSQAPAGEREGAYALGATRWGMIRSVVLPYGKGGIIGGTMLGLGRALGETIAVYLIISPVFVIQPHILQTGSNSVSSLIALHYGDASEFGMSALMAAGLALFLLTLAVNFTASSVVARSRSGAQSEA
- a CDS encoding N-acylneuraminate cytidylyltransferase, with the translated sequence MTNSEAGQAAPVRRVLAVIPARGGSKGVPAKNLLPVGGVPLVARAVRECRAARLVTDVVVSTDDQAIAAAARQAGAEVVLRPAAIAGDTATSEAAVLHAMDTHEALHGSPVDVVLLVQCTSPFIIREDVDGVVDAIVANGADTALTVAPFHGFVWRDGDDEPTAAVAAGTAGATVDGRTGVLVADTAAAGTAGATVDGRTGVLVADTATTGGYGVNHDKSFRPRRQDRPQDLLETGAVYAMEAAGFREAKHRFFGRTELVRTDPARVLEIDDPHDLARARALAPLFDANRPGSLPTAEDIDAVVLDFDGTQTDDRVLIDSDGREFVSVHRGDGLGIAALRRSGLTMLILSTEQNPVVAARARKLKIPVLHGIDRKDLALKQWCEEQGIAPERVLYVGNDVNDLPCFALVGWPVAVASAHDVVRGAARAVTTVPGGDGAIREIASWILGPSLDSLDK
- a CDS encoding glycosyltransferase family 2 protein, whose product is MVKLSVIVPFYNVQQYAPDTLKSLRANARQDFEFILVDDCSRDETPDILARAERELPGAVYVRHEKNGGLATARNTGIDAARGEYLTFLDGDDWLAPGYYEQLVSSIEDLGCDFVRTDHVQCTARARTIHRVPHGRRGVVLSPRDAILPSDRSTSVDYAYAWAGIYHRRLVDRGLLHFTDGLRTAEDRPWIWKLHREAESFATVGLLGVYYRRGVASSLTQIGDVRQLDFIRAFDQVVAETAEDRDAEKLLPKAVRTYCAIISHHLGSIERFEPAVARKLKSMSAVALRRMPQGVLDEALDSMDVQRATRLRRLRRRPAPAAGVAA
- the pstA gene encoding phosphate ABC transporter permease PstA, coding for MTVVQETSLSAVRDAAPAPADTAVEHAPPPPRPRRIGGVTRNGVLSLCGAAASALCVTVLLFGQLAPFSGALGFTVTAYLVFLAVYAVLTGLDEDGQAVRDRVMTVVLWTAATLLFSGLVMVVGFTGWRGREALPHANFFTQDMQAAGPLDPLTHGGIAHAMLGTLTMITIALAITVPLGLACAVYLNQIPGRFSRFVRTIVEAMTALPSIVAGLMVYATWILGLGMQKSGLAAGFAISVMMLPIVIRASDVVLRLVPGNLTEAAEALGAPRWRTVWHVVLPTARSGLATAVILGTARGIGETSPVLLTAGFTAALNTDATSGPMVSLPLAVFNFVKSPEPTMIARGFGAAAVLMALVLVLFVIARVIGGRGPGHQTRRQARRTARASRADVQRFEDLRAPGLSLFDTPGENPAGTAPSAPATGETD
- a CDS encoding N-acetylneuraminate synthase family protein, which produces MSTNSRLRQFGSKTAGPGHPVYVVGEIGINHNGELENAFKLIDAAAEAGCDAVKFQKRTPEICTPRDQWDIERDTPWGRMTYIDYRHRVEFGEDEYRQIDEYAKSKNIDWFASPWDTEAVAFLEKFDVPAHKVASASLTDDELLRALRATGRTVILSTGMSTPKQIRHAVEVLGSDNILMCHATSTYPAQAEELNLRVINTLQAEYPNVPIGYSGHETGLQTTLAAVALGATFVERHITLDRAMWGSDQAASVEPQGLTRLVRDIRTIEASLGDGVKKVYESELGPMKKLRRVTGVIAEAEIAAAAGEPVSV